The bacterium region GTTCACCATATGAAACTTGTACCCAACCCCGTACACCGTCAGGATATAGCAGGGGTTCTTGGGGTCGGGTTCCACCTTGCCCCGCAGGTTCTTAATGTGCGCGTCCACCGTACGTTCATACCCCTCGAAGGCGTGCCCCTGGACCCGGTCGATCAGCTGCATCCGGGTGAAGACCTGGTTGGGATGGCCGGCCAGAATTTCGAGCAGCCGGAACTCCGTCGGGGTCAGGTCGACGCGCCGCCCCTCCAGGGTCACTTCGTGCGCGCGCAGGTCGATCACCAGGTCGCCGGCCCGCACCACCTCGACCGTCTCCCGGCTGCCGCGGCGCAGTACCGCGCGCACCCGCGCAACGACCTCGCGCGGGCTGAAAGGCTTGGTGATGTAGTCGTCGGCGCCGAGCTCCAGCCCGAGGAGCTTATCGCTCTCCTCGTCGCGGGCGGTGAGCATGATGATCGGGGTCTGCCCGGTCTCGCGAAGCCGGCGGCAGACCTCCCGGCCGTCGAGCTTCGGGAGCATCAGATCCAGAACGATCAGGTCCGGCCGGAGGCGGGCACAGGCGGCCAGCGCCGCCTCGCCGTCGACCGCCTGATCGACGTCGAACCCATCCCGCTGCAGATACGAGCGCAGGAGGTCGACGATCTGTGGCTCATCATCAACGACAAGGATGCGCGGCATCGTGGCCTCAGGCAAGCGTCCCCAGGCGCTTGAGGTACTCGTCCTCGGCGATCTCGCCCCGCGCGTACCGCTCGCGCAGGATCTGCCTCGCCCCGTCCGGACGCGACCACAGCGAGCGGGTCAGGAGCGCCCGCCAGACCAGCAGCAGCAGGCCGATCCCCAGCAGGCCGCGGAGCAGCAGGAACAGCCCGAACACCCCGGCGCGTGGCCCGAACGGATGCGGACCAAACGCATGCAGACGCGCCCCCTGGGCCAGCGCCGGAAGCGCGAGCCCCAAGACCAGGGCGCCCGCGAGCATCAAC contains the following coding sequences:
- a CDS encoding response regulator transcription factor, which gives rise to MPRILVVDDEPQIVDLLRSYLQRDGFDVDQAVDGEAALAACARLRPDLIVLDLMLPKLDGREVCRRLRETGQTPIIMLTARDEESDKLLGLELGADDYITKPFSPREVVARVRAVLRRGSRETVEVVRAGDLVIDLRAHEVTLEGRRVDLTPTEFRLLEILAGHPNQVFTRMQLIDRVQGHAFEGYERTVDAHIKNLRGKVEPDPKNPCYILTVYGVGYKFHMVNDRHA